The following proteins are co-located in the Planococcus plakortidis genome:
- a CDS encoding recombinase family protein — protein MIIGYARVSTIDQSLNLQLDALKEFGCEEIFQEKLSGAKDDRPELLQAIKMSRAGDKFVVYKLDRLARSTKRLIEIAELLREKGVEFVSIQDNIDTGTAAGKAMFGMLSVLAEFERDIIRERTMAGLKAARARGRRGGRPKVNQQKLNQATALYHSKRMSVKEIQEATGISAATLYRELKKEKIENI, from the coding sequence ATGATTATAGGATATGCTCGAGTCAGTACGATTGATCAATCTCTGAATTTGCAGTTGGATGCTTTAAAAGAATTTGGCTGCGAAGAGATTTTCCAGGAGAAACTATCTGGAGCAAAAGATGATCGCCCTGAATTGTTACAAGCAATTAAGATGTCACGAGCTGGTGACAAGTTCGTAGTTTACAAGTTAGATAGATTAGCAAGATCCACAAAGCGATTGATTGAAATTGCAGAACTACTTCGAGAAAAAGGAGTAGAGTTCGTCAGCATCCAAGACAATATCGATACAGGGACGGCTGCAGGAAAAGCGATGTTTGGAATGCTATCGGTATTAGCTGAATTTGAAAGGGATATTATTCGTGAACGAACGATGGCTGGATTGAAAGCCGCGCGTGCAAGAGGGAGAAGGGGAGGAAGACCAAAAGTCAATCAGCAGAAGTTAAATCAAGCAACTGCCCTTTACCATTCGAAAAGAATGAGTGTTAAAGAAATACAAGAAGCAACAGGTATTTCTGCAGCAACATTATACAGGGAACTGAAAAAAGAAAAAATTGAAAATATATAG